The Papaver somniferum cultivar HN1 chromosome 6, ASM357369v1, whole genome shotgun sequence genome segment GCATACAAATCCGCACACAATCAAACCAAAAAGGGTGAAAGAAAGTAGAGATTTTCACCAAATTCAGGGTAGGTAGAGTCTGGAAGTACCCAGAATTGTTCGATTGTTGTTATGAACTCCGCCACCTGAAACAACTTTTGCACCACCACCTTCTCTTTTAATGGGCGGCGATGATACCGTTTTTAAATCCTCGATATTTGCATAACTCTTCCTGGCCATCATAACACCACCACCTCGTTTATCTGCACCACTTGCTGATTTACTTCCTCCTCCACTAAGTCCCAATTTCGAGTAGTCTTTTGATTTCGATGACGGCGGTGGTGTTCTCATCTCAAATATTGGTTTTCGATTCTCCTTCCTTAAAATAGCAGAGAAATTTGGCACTGATTGACCCACCAAAGATGATCTTCGATTAACCACCGGTGATGAATTTTTATTAATTTCTTTCATCATCCTTCTTTGTTGCTGCTGTGGTGTTGGTAATGGTGGAGATAACAATAGCTGCTTCTTTGAAGATCCAAATTCAATATCACCATTATCTTGTGTTTGATCAATCATCCTTTTCCTTATCTTTCTTTCTCGCATCTCAGAATAAGCTTTATATCTTGGCCCTCTTTGGAGATTGACATCAAAAGTAAAAGCTTCTTTGAGGCATCCTTCTTCTACTTCTGTGAGATTTTCCATTCTGAATTGATTCCAAAAAAAGAGTGAGAGAGGAttgattagtgaagaagaagagggtgtttggttttgatgatttctTCTCTGGTAATGGAGAAGAGAAGAGTCCCTCTATGTTTTGTTTTGTGACCGTTGTTGCTTTAGACTCTACTAGCTGAGAAAGGGAAATAATAAGAATAAAATAGGATCTAAAACGGTCCGATACATCGTAGATTTTCAAAAAAAGGAGATTTCAAACGTTCTTATTCTCAAAGTAGGGCCATGCGGTCAGTAAATGTAAAGAGGCTTTTTATTGTAATCTTTTACTCTTCTCAAATTAGTACAACAGGTGCACATTTTCTTTTTGGTTCGCCTACGGTGGACCTCTAGGGTAGTCCAAAAGCACGGCAGAGCAGACCGATAGCCgttcctatggactcaacaaacttgaagtttattgattttgttctcaatatgaactcaataaacatgaaaaatagacgtacaaaccaacaaatttgagtGAGTTGGATCATGTACTGCGCGCTTGATGAAAGCCCGGGAGATTGTGGAACAAGCGTTGGCAATTGAGCCAGAAACGCGCGGGCCATCATCAACCGCTGGCGAGTTTAATTCCAATGCTCGTGGTTATTCCTCACACGCCCGGTACAATTCCCCATTCCCAAGAATTATAATAGTTTTTTATTCactttattctattttatctcacttcatcctattttatctcacctacatattatattttatattttatctttatcctacaaaatattttatattaaaaagaaatattagTGGGAAACCAAACCTGTTCATTTTCCTCTAGTTTTCCATTGGGccataagggaatagatgcttcaaatattaacaaagatgtaaaatttgttaaagcaacTAATTCTTCTCAACCGTAGGCTTCCATTGTTGTCAAAAATGatactatttcttgtaaagaagtaaaaccAGTCAAGCCTAAAAACTGTGTTCAACCAGTagcaatcaaagagagcacttctgctaatgtcaagaaagcaacaacgttgaacaaggataagaagaagaagaagaagaagaagaaaaagaaaaaaaactcgttgagcttcaatgcaagaggatccacaaaaaggtaacactaaTACTCATACTTCGTAAGTTTATACTatgcattgttattattgtggtaataaagggcactTGTAATGGGggtgcaaagttcgtaagatgcaagatgcactttttttgtatcaaaagaattggctaagattgctccccaaaggaactcagatcgatattgtccaaagtttaggcaagaaaattattataatgatagttcaaatttttcatatcactcgacaaggtcatct includes the following:
- the LOC113285305 gene encoding uncharacterized protein LOC113285305 — encoded protein: MENLTEVEEGCLKEAFTFDVNLQRGPRYKAYSEMRERKIRKRMIDQTQDNGDIEFGSSKKQLLLSPPLPTPQQQQRRMMKEINKNSSPVVNRRSSLVGQSVPNFSAILRKENRKPIFEMRTPPPSSKSKDYSKLGLSGGGSKSASGADKRGGGVMMARKSYANIEDLKTVSSPPIKREGGGAKVVSGGGVHNNNRTILGTSRLYLP